In one Tripterygium wilfordii isolate XIE 37 chromosome 22, ASM1340144v1, whole genome shotgun sequence genomic region, the following are encoded:
- the LOC119991222 gene encoding mediator of RNA polymerase II transcription subunit 19a-like isoform X2 produces the protein MDPEGNKFGTGPRELTGAVDLISHFKLLPHHDFFCKRALPVSISDTHYLHNVVGDTEIRKGEGMQLDQVIQNASYSRDTNARIQPFEFDILREAFLLRETAPIELPPAEKGTPTIAGKSKSESKDKERKHKKHKDKEKDKDYKKHKHRHKDRSKDKDKEKNKDKSGLVNPGAEHSKKHHEKKRKHNGDEDLNDAHRHKKT, from the exons ATGGATCCTGAAGGCAATAAATTTGGAACAG GACCAAGGGAACTGACTGGCGCTGTTGATCTTATAAGCCACTTCAAGTTGTTACCCCACCATGACTTTTTCTGCAAGCGCGCACTTCCTGTATCAATTTCAGATACACATTATCTTCACAATGTGGTGGGAGACACAGAAATCAGGAAAGGTGAAGGGATGCAGTTGGATCAGGTTATTCAGAATGCATCCTATTCCAGGGATACGAATGCCCGCATACAACCATTTGAGTTTGATATTCTCAGGGAGGCCTTCTTGCTGAGGGAAACTGCTCCCATTGAGTTGCCTCCT GCAGAGAAAGGGACTCCTACAATCGCTGGGAAATCAAAGAGTGAGTCCAAGGACAAGGAAAGGAAGCATAAAAAGCACAAAGATAAAGAGAAGGATAAGGATTATAAGAAGCACAAGCACCGCCATAAGGATCGAAGTAAAGATAAAGACAAggagaaaaataaagataaaagtgGGCTTGTTAATCCTGGTGCTGAACACTCGAAGAAACACCATGAAAAG AAAAGGAAACACAatggagatgaagatctcaATGATGCTCACAGACACAAAAAAA CATAG
- the LOC119991222 gene encoding mediator of RNA polymerase II transcription subunit 19a-like isoform X1 codes for MDPEGNKFGTGPRELTGAVDLISHFKLLPHHDFFCKRALPVSISDTHYLHNVVGDTEIRKGEGMQLDQVIQNASYSRDTNARIQPFEFDILREAFLLRETAPIELPPAEKGTPTIAGKSKSESKDKERKHKKHKDKEKDKDYKKHKHRHKDRSKDKDKEKNKDKSGLVNPGAEHSKKHHEKKRKHNGDEDLNDAHRHKKSKHRSSKIDDMGAIKVAG; via the exons ATGGATCCTGAAGGCAATAAATTTGGAACAG GACCAAGGGAACTGACTGGCGCTGTTGATCTTATAAGCCACTTCAAGTTGTTACCCCACCATGACTTTTTCTGCAAGCGCGCACTTCCTGTATCAATTTCAGATACACATTATCTTCACAATGTGGTGGGAGACACAGAAATCAGGAAAGGTGAAGGGATGCAGTTGGATCAGGTTATTCAGAATGCATCCTATTCCAGGGATACGAATGCCCGCATACAACCATTTGAGTTTGATATTCTCAGGGAGGCCTTCTTGCTGAGGGAAACTGCTCCCATTGAGTTGCCTCCT GCAGAGAAAGGGACTCCTACAATCGCTGGGAAATCAAAGAGTGAGTCCAAGGACAAGGAAAGGAAGCATAAAAAGCACAAAGATAAAGAGAAGGATAAGGATTATAAGAAGCACAAGCACCGCCATAAGGATCGAAGTAAAGATAAAGACAAggagaaaaataaagataaaagtgGGCTTGTTAATCCTGGTGCTGAACACTCGAAGAAACACCATGAAAAG AAAAGGAAACACAatggagatgaagatctcaATGATGCTCACAGACACAAAAAAAGTAAG CATAGGAGTTCCAAAATTGATGATATGGGTGCAATAAAGGTAGCAGGTTGA
- the LOC119991220 gene encoding formin-like protein 1 yields MPTITTSSSLFFIVSFLILSFASLPLPCASNPSRRILHRPFVPLDTFPPSQPPSPSPPTTTTPPKFPYFSSTTPPGAPFFPTYPSPPPPPSPIAFASFPANISSLVLPHSPKPQSNSSKLLAVTAAAAISAVIVVGIIVFCYCRRRFQNRKFADDDKAYRSSDNSTRRYSTNAETRSIAAPKLRTNSTSSEFLYLGTLVDSTGINDSSSGAVGPRKLDSPELLPLPPLNKQDFRQNCRSGEAGSTAGDDEEEFYSPRDSLGGRDSSSGAGSGSRRVFADLAGADFGRRNSDSSSCSCSSSSTGSPSRSISISPPVSLSPHPKSPETVAVESPAPPPPPPPPTFQLYHGIAFSGERRSPSLSMVSSSPDRSLGGNIHASGRPSDVSDQNAGSDSSASPILSKVSNQNVRSPSLSPARIDNEINRNMQSLSLSSASTSPNGSWAPSPRKSNDFDPNVPSPSLSSASSSPDRRLEKSHIAIPRLSNSSLPSTSSSSSSSSPEPGLKKSPALNVKISSALELTNSVLTPPPPPPPPPPPPQRSWESPVEPTPIGQPILKPPSLIPPSRPFVLQNTNKISSGELPPSSKTVENLEETPKPKLKPLHWDKVRASSDREMVWDQLRSSSFKLNEEMIETLFVNNPTSKPNQMTPRSVLPCPNQENRVLDPKKSQNIAILLRAINVTVEEVCEALFEGNADMLGSELLESLLRMAPTKEEERKLKDYKEDSPTKLGPAEKFLKALLDIPFAFKRVDAMLFIANFESEIEYVKKSFETLEAACEELRSTRMFLKLLEAVLKTGNRMNVGTNRGDAQAFKLDTLHKLVDVKGADGKTTLLHFVVQEIIRTEGARLSGTNPTPSSTLSEDAKCRKLGLQVVSGLKSELTNVKKAAVMDSDALSSEVSKLSRGIENINQLVQLNETMGLNESGKKFLESMSRFLKMAEEEILRIQAQESVALSLVKEITEYFHGNSAKEEAHPFRIFLVVRDFLTILDRVCKEVGMINERTIISSAHKFPVAVNPMHPQVFPVNPTLPQPFPGYHVREHYSSSDDENAAP; encoded by the exons ATGCCCACCATCACCACGAGCTCTTCGCTCTTCTTCATTGtgtctttcttgattctatcctTCGCATCGCTTCCCTTACCCTGCGCTTCAAATCCCAGCCGTCGGATCCTTCATCGACCATTCGTCCCTTTAGATACTTTCCCTCCATCTCAGCCTCCTTCCCCATCCccacccaccaccaccacgcCGCCTAAGTTCCCTTATTTTTCTTCTACTACCCCTCCCGGTGCTCCATTTTTTCCGACCTACCCctcccctcctcctcctccctctcCAATCGCGTTTGCTTCTTTTCCAGCTAATATCTCCTCTCTCGTCCTTCCACATTCCCCCAAACCTCAATCCAATTCTTCTAAGCTCCTCGCGGTCACCGCCGCCGCTGCAATCTCTGCCGTCATTGTTGTGGGGATTATTGTCTTTTGCTACTGCCGCCGGAGGTTTCAGAACCGTAAATTTGCCGATGATGACAAGGCCTATAGATCATCTGATAATAGTACTCGAAGGTACAGTACGAATGCGGAGACCAGAAGTATTGCTGCTCCAAAACTAAGAACCAATTCAACGAGCTCCGAGTTTCTCTATCTTGGTACTCTAGTCGACTCCACGGGAATCAACGACAGCTCTAGTGGTGCCGTGGGTCCTCGGAAACTGGATTCGCCGGAGCTCCTGCCTCTTCCGCCGTTGAATAAGCAAGATTTCAGGCAGAATTGCCGGAGTGGAGAGGCTGGGTCCACTGCTGGGGACGATGAGGAGGAGTTCTACTCGCCGAGAGACTCTCTCGGTGGCCGGGATAGCTCGAGTGGGGCTGGATCCGGGTCAAGGAGAGTTTTTGCGGACTTGGCCGGAGCTGATTTTGGAAGGAGGAACAGCGATTCGAGCTCTTGCTCGTGTTCCTCGTCCTCTACAGGGTCTCCATCGCGCTCGATTAGTATTTCACCTCCGGTTAGCTTGAGCCCACATCCTAAATCGCCGGAAACCGTGGCGGTAGAGAGTCCTGCGCCACCTCCGCCACCGCCTCCCCCTACATTTCAGCTATATCATGGAATAGCATTTAGTGGCGAGAGAAGGTCTCCTTCGCTGTCTATGGTTTCTTCTTCGCCAGATAGAAGCCTTGGAGGGAATATACATGCATCAGGGAGACCATCGGATGTATCAGACCAAAACGCAGGGTCCGATTCATCGGCGTCTCCTATATTGTCGAAGGTTTCAAATCAAAATGTGCGGTCTCCTTCACTGTCCCCAGCAAGAATAGATAATGAAATCAATCGAAATATGCAGTCTCTCTCACTGTCGTCGGCTTCTACATCACCAAACGGAAGTTGGGCTCCATCGCCGAGAAAATCCAATGATTTTGATCCAAACGTTCCGTCTCCTTCACTCTCTTCAGCATCTAGTTCTCCCGATAGACGTTTGGAGAAAAGTCACATCGCAATTCCAAGATTATCAAACTCTTCACTCCCTTcaacttcatcttcttcatcttcgtCTTCTCCAGAGCCAGGTCTGAAGAAAAGCCCAGCCTTGAATGTGAAAATTAGCAGTGCCTTAGAGTTGACTAATTCAGTATTAACACCTCCACCaccgcctcctcctcctcctccgccaCCACAAAGATCTTGGGAGTCTCCGGTTGAGCCAACACCAATTGGCCAACCGATCTTGAAGCCACCATCTCTTATACCACCTTCTAGGCCTTTTGTGTTGCAGAACACAAATAAGATTTCCTCAGGGGAGTTGCCACCAAGTTCTAAAACTGTGGAAAATCTAGAGGAGACTCCCAAACCGAAGTTGAAGCCTTTGCATTGGGACAAGGTGAGAGCGAGCTCTGATCGTGAGATGGTGTGGGATCAGTTGAGATCAAGCTCCTTCAA GTTGAATGAGGAAATGATTGAAACATTGTTTGTAAACAATCCTACCTCCAAACCAAATCAAATGACCCCGAGATCAGTTCTACCCTGTCCAAACCAAGAGAATAGAGTCCTTGATCCAAAAAAGTCGCAGAATATTGCAATTTTGTTAAGAGCGATTAACGTAACTGTTGAGGAAGTTTGCGAAGCCCTTTTCGAAG GTAATGCAGACATGCTTGGAAGTGAACTCCTTGAAAGTCTGTTGAGGATGGCGCCGACCAAAGAAGAGGAACGCAAGTTGAAGGACTACAAAGAAGATTCTCCAACCAAACTTGGACCAGCTGAGAAATTCTTGAAGGCACTGCTTGATATACCTTTTGCATTTAAAAGGGTGGATGCAATGCTTTTCATAGCTAATTTTGAATCTGAGATCGAGTACGTCAAAAAGTCTTTTGAAACACTTGAG GCTGCCTGTGAAGAATTAAGAAGTACTAGGATGTTCTTGAAGCTTCTGGAAGCTGTGCTTAAGACGGGGAACCGCATGAATGTGGGGACTAACCGCGGTGATGCACAGGCCTTCAAGCTTGACACTCTCCATAAGCTTGTTGATGTCAAGGGTGCAGATGGGAAAACCACACTCTTGCATTTTGTTGTTCAAGAAATTATAAGAACTGAAGGTGCTCGTCTTTCCGGGACCAATCCAACTCCAAGCTCTACACTGAGTGAAGATGCCAAGTGTAGGAAGCTTGGCTTGCAGGTTGTTTCTGGTCTTAAGTCAGAGCTCACCAATGTGAAGAAAGCAGCTGTTATGGATTCTGATGCACTTAGCAGTGAAGTATCCAAACTTTCTAGAGGCATTGAGAATATCAATCAACTTGTGCAGTTAAACGAAACCATGGGGTTGAATGAAAGCGGTAAGAAATTTCTGGAGTCAATGAGCAGATTCTTGAAAATGGCTGAGGAGGAGATTCTAAGGATTCAGGCCCAAGAAAGTGTTGCTCTGTCTCTAGTGAAGGAGATTACAGAATACTTCCATGGTAACTCGGCAAAGGAAGAAGCGCACCCGTTCAGAATCTTTCTGGTGGTAAGAGACTTCCTAACGATTCTCGATAGGGTCTGTAAAGAAGTTGGGATGATAAATGAGAGAACAATCATTAGTTCTGCCCACAAATTTCCAGTTGCAGTGAATCCTATGCACCCACAAGTTTTTCCAGTAAATCCAACTCTCCCACAACCATTTCCTGGATACCATGTAAGGGAGCATTACAGTTCCTCTGATGATGAAAATGCAGCTCCTTAG